A single window of Bacteroidota bacterium DNA harbors:
- a CDS encoding PD40 domain-containing protein: MKKSTLLIVAFAFLALLSFAQKSGGLFYQKAGLKNLTKEENEAFETAKEMLDEKLYPFAYNCFKDLSSKYPNETYLKYLMAVCGTFIGDKHEEAITLFAEVKEKNKKAAYLNYYEAILNHKTYQFDKAIELANLQLKDTKLEPDQIKILNQLIQYCNNAKELVKNPIQATIENAGSPPNTENAEYSPVITTDEETMLFTYRGKESTGGLRDFQNNENKYGCYFEDIFLSKKVDGKWQKAVSIGDNNTNGNDAVIAISNDGEKIFLYRFMESDGGDIYVSNRDGDRFSEAVRLEGEINSGYWEGSMSLSGDHKKIFFASERPGGFGGKDLYSAVIMPDGKWGNIKNLGDKVNTPFDDDAPFIHPDGRTLVFSSKGHNSMGDYDIFLSDIDEIDSTWKKPTNIGYPINTPDDDIYYFLSADGKRGYYASAKSGGYGDKDIYMVAPAVSAKKSYLTVLKGKITENLQPYSGEVVVIIKSGSKNFGTFKSNSANGHYLLSLPSGYNYKITFYHKSYGEKVADVITEKLNGYAEKIVDINFGENDTLNKFQTIVLESPAENMPTAVTSTPTTPPTTETPVTTASTNTDIKSMSRDQLFNKFADLKIGGLSFIVQVGAYRHPENYKGEKLKNLGGHKRDGTIMGDVHLIIATKEFATWREADDFCKKVKSAGTYDAFITASLNGKRMYLKELTEQGVWLNTGM; encoded by the coding sequence ATGAAAAAATCTACCTTACTTATCGTTGCTTTCGCCTTTTTAGCACTTCTATCATTTGCACAGAAAAGTGGCGGATTATTTTATCAAAAAGCCGGTTTAAAAAATCTAACCAAAGAAGAAAATGAAGCTTTTGAAACGGCAAAAGAAATGTTGGATGAAAAACTCTATCCATTTGCTTATAACTGTTTCAAAGATTTATCCTCAAAATATCCAAACGAAACTTACTTGAAATACCTAATGGCCGTTTGCGGAACTTTTATTGGAGACAAACATGAAGAAGCCATCACTCTATTTGCAGAAGTGAAAGAAAAAAACAAAAAAGCCGCTTATCTAAACTATTACGAAGCTATACTTAATCATAAAACCTATCAATTTGATAAAGCCATCGAACTGGCGAATCTCCAACTTAAAGACACCAAACTTGAACCCGATCAAATTAAAATTTTAAATCAACTCATTCAATATTGTAACAACGCAAAAGAACTGGTAAAAAATCCAATTCAGGCTACGATTGAAAATGCCGGCTCACCTCCCAACACTGAAAATGCCGAATACTCTCCCGTTATCACAACCGATGAAGAAACCATGCTGTTTACCTATCGTGGAAAAGAAAGCACAGGCGGATTGCGTGATTTTCAAAACAATGAAAACAAATACGGTTGCTATTTCGAGGATATTTTCTTGTCAAAAAAAGTGGATGGAAAATGGCAGAAGGCGGTTAGTATTGGTGACAACAATACTAATGGCAACGATGCGGTTATTGCTATTTCAAACGACGGAGAAAAAATATTTTTATACCGATTTATGGAAAGTGACGGAGGGGACATCTACGTTAGTAACCGTGATGGCGATAGATTTTCGGAGGCGGTTCGTTTGGAAGGTGAGATTAATTCGGGCTATTGGGAAGGAAGTATGTCCCTATCCGGTGACCATAAAAAAATATTTTTCGCAAGTGAAAGACCCGGTGGTTTTGGAGGTAAAGATTTATACTCTGCCGTGATTATGCCCGATGGCAAATGGGGGAATATTAAAAACCTAGGTGATAAAGTAAACACGCCTTTCGATGACGATGCGCCGTTTATTCACCCCGATGGAAGAACTTTAGTTTTCAGCTCAAAAGGGCATAACTCAATGGGTGATTACGATATTTTTCTTTCTGATATTGATGAAATTGACAGTACCTGGAAAAAACCAACCAATATTGGATATCCAATCAATACACCTGATGATGATATTTATTACTTCCTGTCGGCCGACGGAAAACGTGGCTATTATGCCAGCGCCAAATCAGGAGGTTATGGAGATAAAGACATTTACATGGTTGCGCCTGCGGTGAGTGCAAAGAAATCCTATCTGACTGTGTTAAAAGGAAAAATTACAGAAAACCTTCAACCATACTCAGGCGAAGTGGTTGTAATTATAAAGAGCGGTAGTAAAAATTTCGGAACATTTAAATCCAATTCAGCCAATGGACACTATCTATTAAGCTTGCCATCGGGATATAATTATAAAATAACTTTCTATCATAAATCTTACGGCGAGAAAGTAGCCGATGTGATTACTGAAAAACTAAACGGCTATGCCGAAAAGATAGTTGACATTAATTTTGGAGAGAATGATACTTTAAATAAATTTCAGACCATAGTACTTGAATCGCCTGCTGAAAATATGCCGACGGCTGTTACCTCTACTCCAACTACTCCCCCAACAACGGAAACTCCGGTTACAACAGCCTCAACGAACACTGACATAAAAAGCATGTCTCGCGATCAACTGTTCAATAAATTCGCCGACTTAAAAATTGGCGGTCTTAGCTTTATTGTACAAGTAGGCGCTTATCGTCATCCGGAGAATTATAAAGGTGAGAAACTTAAAAATTTAGGTGGGCATAAAAGAGACGGAACCATTATGGGTGATGTACATTTGATTATTGCTACAAAAGAGTTTGCCACCTGGAGGGAGGCGGACGATTTTTGCAAAAAAGTGAAATCTGCCGGTACATATGATGCCTTTATTACTGCCAGTTTAAACGGTAAACGCATGTATTTAAAGGAACTTACCGAACAAGGGGTTTGGCTGAATACCGGTATGTGA
- a CDS encoding histidine kinase — MNFRSTSILYFICFSILLISLNAQNAQTLRSKMKSASETELIKNYLQIGQVLSNQYGYVDSLKHYTLKADSIANSNKLKNLEDEIKYHFAIYLQKINQYDSSSSILKGLINKNVPETLRADLFLNLGLNEYRINNNSKALDAYLAALKFYLNTDNKDGEALTYCRLAALFNNEDQREEAIQYLNKAKSIIAKIKEIGNRITVLSAITGIYDQLSFRESKFVDSSLVYAKMALDEVIKHDYLARGNQLCLSISKAYRIKHDSINALLYCKQASRFRNFLLPNEILINYIEFSDCYSMLGDYKTAIMYLDSIHTVVEVLNDPYYWMVYYERMYVYNRRIGNLNEAIIGLEKFKSIQDSIYNSERSTIINEMQQKYQKAENEREIESLSRKNEIASLNVKILIVAILAAILIIVVIVFFYRQSVLKNKFKALETEQRLNRARMDPHFFFNALSSIQTLSMDEENNKRVPSLISKFSKIMRQSLESTYDELSTIEEEISFLTNYLDIQKLRYNNKFDYEIKVDDKLEIDELKVLGMLLQPFIENAIEHGFKNIDYKGELKISFFKEHDSLKVELSDNGVGFNTDVQHKEYPSRATQIISDRLMLLNKRHKTKAGYNLSKNPTGKGILVEVTLPILT, encoded by the coding sequence GTGAATTTCAGAAGCACATCAATACTTTATTTTATTTGTTTTTCCATTCTTCTTATTAGTTTGAATGCTCAAAATGCACAAACGTTAAGAAGCAAAATGAAATCAGCTTCCGAAACAGAACTAATCAAAAACTATTTACAAATCGGACAGGTACTTTCTAACCAATACGGGTATGTTGATTCATTAAAGCATTATACACTTAAGGCGGATAGTATAGCAAACAGCAATAAACTCAAAAATTTAGAGGACGAAATAAAATATCATTTTGCTATTTACCTGCAAAAAATCAATCAGTATGATAGTTCTTCCAGTATTTTAAAAGGATTAATTAATAAGAATGTTCCGGAAACATTAAGGGCTGATTTGTTTCTTAACCTTGGTTTAAATGAATACCGCATAAATAATAATTCAAAGGCCCTCGATGCTTATTTAGCGGCATTAAAATTTTACTTGAACACAGATAATAAAGATGGTGAGGCTTTAACATATTGTAGATTGGCAGCGCTCTTTAATAATGAAGATCAACGTGAAGAAGCGATACAATATTTGAACAAAGCAAAATCAATTATCGCTAAGATAAAAGAAATCGGGAACAGAATAACTGTTTTATCAGCAATTACCGGAATTTACGATCAGTTATCATTTAGGGAAAGTAAGTTTGTTGATTCTTCATTGGTGTATGCAAAGATGGCTTTGGATGAGGTTATCAAGCATGATTATTTAGCAAGAGGAAATCAATTGTGTTTGTCAATTTCTAAAGCATACAGAATAAAACATGATTCTATAAATGCTTTACTCTATTGTAAACAAGCTTCCAGGTTCCGGAATTTTTTACTTCCAAATGAAATACTCATAAATTACATTGAGTTCAGCGATTGTTACTCAATGTTGGGTGATTATAAAACAGCCATTATGTACTTAGACTCTATTCATACAGTCGTTGAAGTTTTAAATGATCCATATTATTGGATGGTGTATTATGAAAGGATGTATGTATACAATCGAAGAATTGGCAACCTAAACGAGGCAATAATTGGATTAGAGAAATTCAAATCTATACAAGACAGTATTTATAATTCTGAGAGAAGCACAATTATCAATGAGATGCAACAGAAATATCAGAAAGCGGAGAATGAAAGAGAAATTGAGAGTTTGAGTAGAAAAAACGAAATAGCCTCGTTGAATGTAAAGATATTAATTGTGGCTATACTTGCAGCCATTCTCATTATTGTGGTAATTGTTTTCTTTTATCGCCAATCAGTTTTAAAAAATAAATTCAAGGCGCTTGAAACCGAACAGCGATTGAACCGCGCGCGTATGGATCCGCATTTCTTCTTTAATGCATTGTCTTCGATTCAAACATTATCAATGGATGAGGAGAACAATAAAAGAGTGCCTTCCCTGATTTCAAAATTTTCAAAAATTATGCGTCAATCGCTTGAGAGTACGTACGACGAGCTATCAACCATTGAGGAAGAAATTTCCTTTTTAACTAATTATCTTGATATTCAAAAATTACGCTATAACAACAAGTTCGATTATGAAATTAAAGTGGATGATAAGTTGGAAATTGATGAGTTAAAGGTTCTTGGTATGTTATTGCAACCATTTATTGAAAATGCTATTGAGCACGGATTTAAAAATATTGATTATAAAGGAGAGCTAAAGATTAGTTTCTTTAAAGAGCATGATTCACTAAAGGTAGAATTAAGTGATAACGGGGTTGGATTTAATACCGACGTACAACACAAGGAATATCCTTCAAGAGCTACACAAATAATAAGCGACCGGTTAATGCTTTTAAATAAAAGGCATAAAACTAAGGCCGGCTATAATCTAAGTAAAAATCCCACAGGTAAAGGAATATTGGTGGAAGTTACATTACCTATTCTCACTTAA
- a CDS encoding PD40 domain-containing protein, producing the protein MKKLIYLVLFFAFLKNSNAQDAQTKSWSAEDKKTFEAANKLFNKRFYSQAYEKYKSLFVSHENDIFLKFVTGVSAVYLNDKHDEAETLLNEVKAKDKKNKDVDYYLALLYHKTYQFDKALELANALLTNPKITPEDKAELERLVFFSKNGKELYQTPVDAKIENLGSPINTENAEYAPVVSPDEETIIYTYRGKESMGGLVDENNKPNPKGDYNEDIFVAKKVDKVWQTPTGLNELNTIDNDAAIALSPDGELLFIFKYTGDNGDIYVSHRDNGKYGPAEKLAGDINSPSWEGSVSMSTDQKKIYFASERPGGFGGKDLYVATKNEDGSWGNVKNLGDKINTKYDEDAPFISPDSRTLVFSSEGHNSIGDFDLFTSDWNKKDTSWSAPKNLGYPINTTDDDLFYVLSADGKRGYFSSARKGGKGDQDLYMIEPAIAAKKTFITIIKGKVTENLVPYETDITVSVEGDSKNYGTYRSNPESGNFVVNLPSGKNYKLTFYHEVLGDKIFNVSTEQVEDDYAEKLVNVNFGMSDTATFNPQNIVIKPGADTSKAVASSNNNSSSITSESDLLNKYGSVKIPGLKYYIQVAATVSPEKYNRTILKKLCKIKDGGVLRDNIKLLITDKEFETLNDANAFLKEVRAAGQPDAFITAKLNGQRYYLIDLIKMKVWDSK; encoded by the coding sequence ATGAAAAAACTTATCTATTTAGTTTTGTTTTTTGCCTTCCTTAAGAACTCTAATGCACAAGATGCGCAAACCAAATCTTGGTCTGCAGAGGATAAAAAAACTTTTGAAGCAGCAAATAAACTTTTCAATAAGCGCTTTTATTCTCAAGCCTATGAAAAATACAAATCTCTTTTTGTTTCGCATGAAAATGATATTTTTCTAAAATTTGTAACCGGTGTAAGTGCAGTTTATTTAAACGATAAGCACGATGAAGCTGAAACTTTATTAAATGAAGTGAAAGCGAAGGATAAAAAAAATAAAGATGTAGATTATTATCTCGCGCTTCTTTATCACAAAACATATCAATTCGACAAGGCTCTTGAGTTAGCGAATGCCTTACTGACTAATCCTAAAATCACTCCAGAAGATAAAGCAGAACTTGAGCGTTTGGTTTTCTTCAGTAAAAACGGAAAAGAATTATATCAAACTCCGGTAGATGCTAAAATTGAAAACTTAGGTTCTCCAATTAATACGGAAAATGCAGAATACGCTCCCGTGGTTAGTCCGGATGAAGAAACCATTATTTATACTTACCGCGGTAAGGAAAGCATGGGTGGTTTAGTAGATGAGAATAATAAGCCAAATCCGAAAGGAGATTACAATGAAGATATTTTTGTAGCAAAGAAAGTAGACAAAGTTTGGCAAACTCCTACAGGATTAAATGAGTTAAATACCATTGATAACGATGCTGCTATTGCTTTATCTCCGGATGGTGAATTGCTATTTATTTTCAAATACACCGGTGATAACGGTGATATTTATGTTAGTCATCGCGATAATGGAAAATACGGTCCGGCAGAAAAACTAGCGGGTGATATTAACTCTCCTTCATGGGAAGGAAGTGTATCCATGTCTACTGATCAAAAGAAAATCTATTTTGCAAGTGAGCGTCCGGGCGGATTTGGCGGAAAAGATTTATACGTAGCCACCAAAAATGAAGATGGATCTTGGGGTAATGTGAAAAATTTAGGAGATAAGATTAACACGAAATACGACGAAGACGCTCCGTTTATTTCTCCTGACAGCCGTACCTTAGTTTTCAGTTCTGAAGGTCATAATAGTATTGGTGATTTCGACTTATTTACTTCTGATTGGAATAAAAAAGATACGTCATGGTCGGCTCCAAAAAATTTAGGTTACCCAATCAATACTACCGATGATGATTTGTTTTATGTTTTATCCGCTGACGGGAAGCGTGGTTATTTTTCGAGTGCTCGTAAAGGTGGTAAAGGTGATCAGGATTTATATATGATAGAACCTGCTATAGCGGCTAAGAAAACATTCATTACTATTATTAAAGGTAAGGTTACTGAAAATTTAGTACCATACGAAACTGACATTACCGTAAGCGTGGAAGGTGATTCTAAAAATTACGGGACTTACCGTTCAAACCCTGAGAGTGGAAACTTCGTTGTAAACTTACCTTCCGGAAAAAATTACAAGTTGACATTCTACCATGAAGTTTTAGGTGATAAAATTTTCAATGTAAGTACAGAACAAGTGGAAGATGATTATGCAGAAAAATTAGTGAATGTGAATTTTGGTATGAGTGATACGGCCACTTTTAATCCGCAAAACATTGTGATAAAACCAGGAGCTGATACAAGTAAAGCTGTCGCATCATCTAATAATAACAGCAGCAGTATTACTTCCGAAAGTGATCTATTAAATAAATACGGCTCTGTGAAAATTCCGGGCTTAAAATATTATATACAGGTTGCAGCAACTGTTAGTCCTGAAAAATACAACCGCACTATTTTAAAGAAATTGTGTAAAATTAAAGATGGTGGTGTATTGAGAGATAATATCAAATTATTGATTACCGATAAAGAATTTGAAACATTAAACGATGCCAATGCCTTCTTAAAAGAAGTTCGCGCTGCAGGTCAGCCCGACGCGTTTATTACTGCTAAACTCAACGGTCAACGTTACTATCTAATTGATTTAATTAAAATGAAAGTGTGGGATTCAAAATAA
- a CDS encoding enoyl-CoA hydratase/isomerase family protein: MEAFVKSEIKNGIGTITFFHPQSNSMPGAQLRNLAAEVEKLGKDEACKVIVLKSEGDKAFCAGASFDELIQIKDIDTGLKFFSGFAAVINAMRKAPKFVLARVQGKAVGGGVGIASAADYTYAVDGASVKLSELAVGIGPFVVGPAVERKVGTSAFCQLTINATEWQSAQWAKEKGLYAELFANVSDMDKAIDILANKLATSNPEAMAMLKKIMWEGTENWDQLLIERAGMSGKLVLSEFTVNAINKFKQKA; encoded by the coding sequence ATGGAAGCATTTGTAAAATCTGAAATAAAAAACGGAATTGGAACTATTACTTTTTTTCATCCGCAAAGCAACTCAATGCCGGGTGCGCAATTACGAAATTTAGCTGCTGAAGTTGAAAAATTGGGGAAGGATGAGGCGTGTAAGGTAATCGTTTTAAAAAGTGAAGGGGATAAAGCATTTTGTGCAGGCGCAAGTTTCGATGAGTTAATTCAAATTAAAGATATTGATACCGGATTAAAATTTTTCTCCGGATTTGCAGCGGTAATTAATGCCATGCGCAAGGCTCCGAAGTTTGTTTTGGCGCGTGTACAAGGTAAAGCAGTTGGTGGAGGCGTAGGTATTGCATCGGCAGCCGATTATACATATGCTGTGGATGGCGCTTCTGTAAAATTAAGCGAACTCGCAGTTGGAATTGGTCCGTTTGTAGTGGGTCCGGCGGTAGAACGTAAGGTTGGCACCTCTGCTTTTTGTCAGCTTACTATCAATGCAACAGAATGGCAAAGTGCGCAATGGGCGAAAGAGAAAGGTTTATACGCTGAATTATTCGCCAATGTTTCAGATATGGATAAAGCTATTGATATTCTTGCAAACAAATTAGCGACAAGTAATCCTGAAGCGATGGCGATGCTAAAGAAAATAATGTGGGAAGGCACTGAGAATTGGGATCAGTTATTAATTGAGCGCGCAGGTATGAGTGGTAAATTAGTTTTATCTGAATTTACTGTAAATGCTATCAATAAATTTAAGCAGAAGGCTTAA
- a CDS encoding pyruvate dehydrogenase complex dihydrolipoamide acetyltransferase has translation MAEIVRMPKLSDTMTEGVVAKWHKKIGDKVKSGELLADIETDKATMEFESFQDGVLLHIGVQEKQAAPVDSILAILGKQGEDISALLNGNDSPKTEVKVETTPPAENNSAAKAELPKGVEVVRMPKLSDTMTEGVVAKWHKKVGDKVKSGELLADIETDKATMEFESFQDGVLIHIGVEAGKSAPIDSVLAILGKGGEDVKAILAAVGTSTSSKSETVSAPKAETQVQKVVATVTSAATTTVSNKTTNGRVKASPLAKALAKEKGIDISMVSGSGDNGRITKKDIETFTPGTSKKSFFTGGVESFTDEPASQMRKTIARRLLESKNGAPHFYLTIEADMDNAIASRNAINQVSDVKISFNDLVIKACASALRKHPRVNSYWMGDKIRINNHIHIGVAVAVEDGLLVPVVRFADEKSLQQVASEIKDLGKRAKEKKLQPQDWEGNTFTVSNLGMFGIEEFTSIINSPESCILSVGAIRQVPVVKNGAVVPGNVMKVTLACDHRSVDGATGAAFLQTLKMYLENPIATLI, from the coding sequence ATGGCTGAAATTGTCAGAATGCCCAAACTAAGTGATACCATGACGGAAGGCGTGGTTGCTAAATGGCATAAAAAAATTGGAGATAAAGTGAAGAGCGGAGAACTATTAGCGGACATTGAAACCGATAAAGCCACCATGGAATTTGAATCATTCCAGGATGGAGTTTTATTGCATATTGGAGTTCAAGAAAAACAAGCAGCTCCAGTAGATTCTATATTAGCTATTTTAGGAAAGCAAGGTGAAGATATTTCCGCATTATTAAACGGAAACGATTCGCCAAAAACTGAAGTTAAGGTTGAAACAACTCCTCCAGCCGAAAATAATTCTGCTGCAAAAGCTGAGTTACCAAAAGGCGTTGAAGTTGTACGTATGCCAAAGTTAAGCGATACTATGACCGAAGGCGTAGTTGCAAAGTGGCATAAAAAAGTAGGTGATAAAGTAAAGAGCGGAGAGCTGTTAGCGGATATCGAAACCGATAAAGCTACCATGGAGTTTGAATCATTCCAGGATGGTGTGCTTATTCATATTGGTGTTGAAGCAGGTAAAAGTGCTCCGATAGACAGCGTATTGGCTATTTTAGGAAAGGGCGGCGAAGATGTGAAAGCGATTTTAGCGGCGGTAGGAACATCAACAAGTAGTAAGTCGGAAACCGTTAGTGCACCAAAAGCAGAAACACAAGTTCAGAAAGTCGTGGCAACAGTAACCTCTGCAGCAACAACGACTGTTTCAAATAAAACTACTAATGGTCGCGTAAAGGCGTCGCCATTAGCGAAAGCATTAGCCAAGGAAAAAGGAATAGATATCTCTATGGTAAGTGGTTCGGGTGATAACGGCCGCATTACAAAAAAGGATATTGAGACATTTACACCGGGCACTTCTAAAAAATCCTTCTTTACAGGAGGAGTGGAAAGCTTTACGGATGAGCCGGCTTCACAAATGCGTAAAACCATTGCGCGTCGTTTATTGGAGAGCAAAAATGGCGCGCCACATTTCTATTTAACGATCGAAGCAGATATGGATAATGCCATCGCTTCACGTAATGCAATCAATCAGGTGAGTGATGTGAAAATATCATTTAATGATTTAGTGATTAAGGCATGTGCCTCTGCATTGCGCAAACATCCACGTGTAAATAGCTATTGGATGGGTGATAAGATTCGCATCAATAATCACATTCATATTGGAGTTGCCGTTGCCGTTGAAGACGGACTTTTAGTTCCGGTTGTGCGTTTTGCGGATGAGAAATCATTACAGCAAGTGGCTTCTGAAATAAAAGATTTGGGAAAACGCGCGAAGGAAAAGAAATTACAACCACAGGATTGGGAAGGTAATACATTCACAGTTTCCAATTTAGGTATGTTTGGCATCGAGGAATTTACTTCCATTATTAATTCACCTGAATCATGTATTTTATCAGTAGGTGCAATTCGTCAGGTGCCTGTTGTGAAAAATGGTGCCGTAGTGCCGGGGAACGTTATGAAAGTAACTTTAGCTTGCGATCACCGCAGTGTGGACGGAGCTACAGGCGCAGCGTTTTTACAAACATTAAAAATGTACCTGGAAAATCCTATCGCAACATTAATTTAA
- the pdhA gene encoding pyruvate dehydrogenase (acetyl-transferring) E1 component subunit alpha: MSKTAVEKKLKFTKEQYLKWYESMLLMRRFEEKTGQVYVQQKIKGFCHLYIGQEAIVAGTVSATKKEDKHITAYRDHAHPIGLGMHPKYVMAEMYAKITGCSKGKGGSMHIFSKEHNFVGGHGIVGGQVPLGAGIAFAEKYLGTDNVCVCSMGDGAVRQGALHEAFNMAMTWKLPVIFIVENNMYAMGTSVVRTSNVHDLWKLGLAYDMPSKPVDGLSVEAVHEAIEEAVARARRGDGPTFLEMKTYRYKGHSMSDAQTYRTKDEVKEYQKQDPIEKVIDTLKKNKWIDDAGIEAMEEKVKALVDESVKFAEESPYPEPEELYNDVYLEPNYPFIQE, translated from the coding sequence ATGTCAAAAACCGCAGTAGAAAAAAAACTGAAGTTCACTAAAGAACAATACTTGAAATGGTATGAATCGATGCTGCTCATGCGCCGCTTTGAAGAAAAAACCGGACAGGTATATGTTCAACAAAAAATAAAAGGTTTCTGTCACTTGTACATCGGACAAGAAGCTATTGTAGCCGGAACAGTGAGTGCTACAAAAAAGGAAGATAAGCATATTACTGCTTATCGCGACCACGCTCATCCAATTGGATTGGGCATGCATCCAAAGTATGTAATGGCTGAAATGTATGCGAAAATTACCGGATGCAGTAAAGGCAAGGGTGGATCAATGCATATTTTCAGTAAGGAACATAACTTTGTTGGCGGACATGGCATTGTAGGAGGGCAGGTACCGTTAGGAGCAGGTATTGCTTTCGCGGAAAAGTATTTGGGTACAGATAATGTTTGTGTTTGTTCAATGGGTGATGGCGCAGTTCGTCAGGGTGCCTTACACGAAGCGTTTAATATGGCGATGACATGGAAATTACCCGTGATTTTTATAGTGGAGAACAACATGTACGCCATGGGAACATCTGTTGTGCGTACCAGTAATGTTCACGATTTATGGAAGCTTGGTTTAGCTTACGATATGCCAAGCAAACCTGTTGATGGTTTGTCGGTAGAAGCTGTTCATGAAGCCATTGAAGAGGCTGTTGCTCGCGCACGCAGAGGCGACGGACCAACTTTTTTAGAAATGAAAACCTATCGATATAAAGGTCACTCTATGAGTGATGCACAAACATATCGAACCAAGGATGAGGTGAAAGAATATCAAAAACAAGATCCGATTGAAAAAGTGATTGATACTTTGAAGAAAAATAAATGGATTGATGATGCAGGCATTGAGGCGATGGAAGAAAAAGTAAAGGCTTTAGTAGATGAATCGGTAAAATTTGCTGAAGAGAGTCCGTATCCGGAGCCTGAAGAACTTTATAATGATGTTTATTTAGAACCAAATTATCCTTTTATACAGGAATAG
- a CDS encoding four helix bundle protein, producing the protein MELVETYKESIIQKKSFDFAVEIVYLYKQLSKTNDSIILKQLLRSATSIGANVQEGSAGQTKKDFITKMSIASKEARETLYWLKLLSKTNYYPVDLEKYYSDCDELVKILTKIVKTSQAKTIKN; encoded by the coding sequence TTGGAATTAGTTGAAACATATAAGGAGAGTATAATTCAAAAAAAATCTTTTGATTTTGCTGTTGAGATTGTGTATTTATATAAGCAACTATCTAAAACGAATGATTCTATTATTTTAAAGCAATTATTACGAAGCGCAACAAGTATTGGCGCAAATGTTCAGGAAGGTAGCGCAGGACAGACTAAAAAAGATTTTATAACTAAAATGAGTATTGCAAGTAAAGAAGCACGAGAGACTTTGTATTGGTTGAAATTACTTTCAAAAACAAACTATTATCCGGTAGATTTAGAGAAATATTATAGCGATTGTGATGAGTTAGTGAAAATTTTGACCAAAATCGTCAAAACTTCACAGGCTAAAACTATTAAGAACTAA
- the cdd gene encoding cytidine deaminase, which produces MKLNTEVEVYASENDLISEEKKILEHAKLAVTRAYAPYSNFHVGAAILLENGKIIEGNNQENAAYPSGLCAERVALFSASSEFPSVGIKSIAVTCKVSGLIITEPVTPCGACRQVIAEYEEKFGKAIRIIMSGEKGKVYVCNGINQLLPLQFNSKQLKNK; this is translated from the coding sequence ATGAAGTTGAACACTGAGGTAGAGGTTTATGCCTCCGAAAACGATTTAATTTCTGAGGAAAAGAAAATACTTGAGCACGCAAAACTGGCGGTGACAAGAGCCTATGCTCCATATTCAAATTTTCATGTTGGAGCGGCCATCTTACTCGAGAATGGTAAAATTATAGAAGGTAATAATCAGGAGAACGCCGCTTATCCTTCAGGTTTATGTGCCGAAAGGGTAGCATTGTTTTCTGCATCATCAGAGTTCCCTTCAGTTGGTATTAAGTCAATTGCTGTCACTTGTAAAGTCTCCGGTTTAATCATAACCGAACCAGTTACACCCTGCGGTGCCTGTAGGCAAGTAATTGCCGAATATGAAGAGAAGTTTGGGAAGGCGATACGTATCATTATGTCGGGCGAGAAAGGAAAGGTTTATGTGTGCAACGGCATCAATCAACTTTTACCCCTTCAATTTAATTCTAAACAATTGAAAAACAAATAA